One Scyliorhinus canicula chromosome 14, sScyCan1.1, whole genome shotgun sequence genomic region harbors:
- the LOC119977568 gene encoding cytochrome c oxidase assembly factor 5, giving the protein MPKYYEEKEEDGRACAGVREDLRACLLNHDCVLKEGKTPKQCLKDGHCKALQVTFFECKRSMLDNRTRFRGRKGY; this is encoded by the exons ATGCCTAAATATTATGAAGAGAAGGAGGAGGACGGCAGAGCCtgtgctggggtgagggaggaCCTGAGGGCCTGCTTGCTGAATCACGACTGTGTGCTAAAG GAAGGAAAGACACCAAAACAATGCTTAAAAGACGGACATTGCAAGGCATTACAGGTTACTTTCTTTGAATGTAAAAGATCAATG ctgGATAACAGAACTCGGTTCAGAGGAAGAAAAGGATATTAG